The Streptomyces sp. NBC_00236 DNA window TCGCACCCGCAGCGCATCACAGGGCTCGGCCAGCCAGGAATCGGCAACCCCGGAGGCGAAGACGGCCCCGGAGGCGACGACGGCCCCGGCCCCTGCCACGCCCGCACCCCCGGCCGCTGCCCCCGCCGCGCCGTGGCACGACGCCCGCCCGGCGTTCGACGAACCTGCTGACGCCCGTGAAATCGAGCCCCTCCGGCGATCGAGGAGCGGGGATCCGGGGGCGGAGCCCCCGGTACGGGAAGGGGCGGGCAGGGGAGAAGCCCCGCGCAGCGGCACCCCCGACGCGCCGACCACCCCCGACGCGCCGACCACCCCTGAACCCCCCACCGAGCAGCCCCCCGAGGCCCCCAAGCCCCCCGAGGCCCCCGAGGGCCAAGGGCCCCCCAACACCCCCGCCGGAGGCGACCCCGAGTGAACGACGTACTGGACGTCGCCCTCCGCCTCGTCATCGTCTTCGCCGTGTTCATGGTCGTCCCCCTCGTCGTGGGGCAGGCCGAACACAAGGTGATGGCCCACATGCAGGGCCGCCTCGGCCCCATGTACGCAGGCGGCTTCCACGGCTGGGCCCAGCTCGTCGCGGACGGTGTGAAGTTCGCGCAGAAGGAAGACATCGTCCCGGCCGAGGCCGACCGCAGGGTCTTCCAGCTCGCCCCCGCCGTAGCGCTGCTTCCGTATCTCCTCGTCCTCGTCGCGATCCCGATCGGCCCCGGTGAGGGCGCGGTCGGCCAGGTCGTCGACGCGGGCATCTTCTTCGTGCTCGCCGTGATGGGCGTCGGCGTGCTCGGCTCCCTCATGGCGGGCTGGGCGTCCGCCAACAAGTTCTCCCTGCTCGGCGGCCTCCGTACCGCCGCGCAACTGCTCGCGTACGAGCTGCCGATGCTGCTCGCCGCCGCCTCCGTGGCGATGGCGGCCGGCACCGTCTCGCTCCCCGGCATCCTCGACGCCTTCGAGTGGTGGTGGCTGCCCTGGCAGATCGTCGGTGCCCTGGTCTTCTTCGTGGCCGGACTCGCCGAACTCCAGCGCCCGCCGTTCGACATGCCGGTCGCCGACTCCGAGATCATCTTCGGCGCGTACACCGAGTACACCGGCCTCCGCTTCGCGCTCTTCCTGCTCGCCGAGTACGCGGGCATCGTCGTGCTGTGCGGACTCACCACCGTCCTCTTCCTCGGTGGCTGGCACGGTCCGCTCGGCGCCGACGGACTCGGCTGGGTCTGGACGCTCCTGAAGGTCGGCATCCTCGCCTTCGTCGTCATCTGGCTGCGCGTGAGCTATCCGCGGCTGCGCGAGGACCAGCTCCAGAAGCTCGCCTGGACCACACTCATCCCGCTCGCCCTCGCGCAGATCGCGCTCACCGGCATCGTGAAGGTGGCGATCAACTAGTGGCCGCACCGCTCCCGCCCTCCCGGCCCCGCATCCCCGGCTCAGGTCTGGCCAAGGGCCTCGCCGTCACCCTGCGGACGATGACGAAGAAGACCGTCACCGCGCAGTACCCGGACGTGCAGCCCGACCTGCCACCCCGCTCCCGCGGTGTCATCGCGCTGTTCGAGGAGAACTGCACGGTCTGCATGCTCTGCGCGCGCGAGTGCCCGGACTGGTGCATCTACATCGACTCCCACAAGGAGACCGTGCCCGCAGCCGTCCCGGGCGGCCGCGAGCGCAGCCGCAACGTGCTGGACCGCTTCGCGATCGACTTCTCGCTCTGCATGTACTGCGGTATCTGCATCGAGGTCTGCCCGTTCGACGCGCTGTTCTGGTCACCGGAGTTCGAGTACGCGGAGACGGACATCCTCGAACTCACCCATGAGCGCGACAAGCTGCGCGACTGGATGTGGACGGTTCCCGAGCCGCCGGCCCTCGACCCGGCCGCCGAGGAACCGAAGGAGATCGCAGCCGCCCGCAAGACGGCGGACAAACTCCGCGCCCAGCGCGAACAGGAAGCCGCGGCCGAGGAAGCCGGGCCCGCACCGACGGATCAGGAGGGACAGGCGTGATCACCACCATCGGCGCCGCCCTCGTGGACGCCCCCGGTCCCGTCCTCACCGCAGCCGCGAGCCACCCCGGCTTCCTCTCCCCGACCGGGGTCGAGATCGCCTTCGTCCTCGTCGGCATCGCCACCCTCGGCGCAGCGCTCGTCACCGTCACGACCAGACAGCTGGTGCATGCCGCCCTCTGGCTGATCGTGGCGCT harbors:
- a CDS encoding complex I subunit 1/NuoH family protein, giving the protein MNDVLDVALRLVIVFAVFMVVPLVVGQAEHKVMAHMQGRLGPMYAGGFHGWAQLVADGVKFAQKEDIVPAEADRRVFQLAPAVALLPYLLVLVAIPIGPGEGAVGQVVDAGIFFVLAVMGVGVLGSLMAGWASANKFSLLGGLRTAAQLLAYELPMLLAAASVAMAAGTVSLPGILDAFEWWWLPWQIVGALVFFVAGLAELQRPPFDMPVADSEIIFGAYTEYTGLRFALFLLAEYAGIVVLCGLTTVLFLGGWHGPLGADGLGWVWTLLKVGILAFVVIWLRVSYPRLREDQLQKLAWTTLIPLALAQIALTGIVKVAIN
- a CDS encoding 4Fe-4S binding protein encodes the protein MTKKTVTAQYPDVQPDLPPRSRGVIALFEENCTVCMLCARECPDWCIYIDSHKETVPAAVPGGRERSRNVLDRFAIDFSLCMYCGICIEVCPFDALFWSPEFEYAETDILELTHERDKLRDWMWTVPEPPALDPAAEEPKEIAAARKTADKLRAQREQEAAAEEAGPAPTDQEGQA